The Opitutales bacterium ASA1 genome window below encodes:
- the rpoA gene encoding DNA-directed RNA polymerase subunit alpha, protein MPKRLGKFELPSRLMKVEEGATPTYAKFIAEPFEAGYGHTIGNSLRRVLLSSIEGAAISSVRIDGVNHEFQSIDGVVEDVTDIVLNLKKVLLVSHARDTVRLRLSVNREGAVTAADIEPDSNIQVINPDQLICTLDKPVHFSAEIEIRTGRGYCPGEENKKEDQPIGVIPIDSLFSPVRLVKYAVENTRVGQITDYDKLLLEVWTDGRITPEDALKQAGAILKHHLDVFDRVSEETYDFDDQGSEVSEEQNKLRKLLNMSVNEIELSVRAANCLNNANITTVGELAMKTEQEMLKYRNFGKKSLNEIKDKLEALGLSLGMKFDERLLEMKKEV, encoded by the coding sequence ATGCCCAAACGCCTTGGCAAATTCGAACTTCCCAGCCGTCTCATGAAGGTGGAGGAGGGTGCTACACCCACCTACGCCAAGTTCATCGCCGAGCCTTTCGAGGCCGGTTACGGACACACGATCGGCAACTCGCTGCGCCGCGTCTTGCTCAGCTCGATCGAAGGTGCCGCCATCTCTTCGGTGCGCATCGACGGAGTGAACCACGAGTTCCAGAGTATCGACGGCGTGGTCGAGGACGTGACGGACATCGTCCTCAATCTCAAGAAGGTGTTGTTGGTGTCGCACGCTCGCGACACGGTGCGGCTTCGTCTCAGCGTGAACCGCGAAGGTGCGGTGACGGCAGCCGACATCGAGCCCGATTCGAACATTCAGGTCATCAACCCGGATCAGTTGATCTGCACGCTCGACAAGCCGGTTCACTTCTCGGCGGAAATCGAAATTCGTACTGGTCGCGGCTACTGCCCCGGCGAGGAGAACAAGAAGGAGGATCAGCCGATCGGGGTGATCCCGATCGACTCGCTTTTCAGCCCTGTGCGCCTCGTGAAGTATGCGGTGGAAAACACGCGTGTTGGTCAGATCACCGATTACGACAAGTTGCTGCTGGAGGTCTGGACGGACGGACGCATCACGCCCGAGGATGCGCTCAAGCAGGCCGGCGCGATTCTCAAGCACCATCTCGATGTTTTCGATCGCGTTTCGGAAGAGACTTACGACTTCGACGACCAAGGCTCCGAAGTCAGCGAAGAGCAGAACAAACTGCGCAAACTGCTGAACATGTCGGTGAACGAGATCGAACTCTCGGTGCGCGCCGCCAACTGCCTCAACAACGCGAACATCACCACCGTGGGCGAGTTGGCGATGAAGACCGAGCAGGAGATGCTCAAGTACCGGAATTTCGGCAAGAAGTCGCTCAACGAGATCAAGGACAAGTTGGAGGCTCTCGGCCTTTCGCTCGGCATGAAGTTCGACGAGCGTCTCTTGGAGATGAAGAAAGAGGTCTGA
- the rpsD gene encoding 30S ribosomal protein S4 has translation MARYTGPSARLSRRFGQPLFGPSKALEKRSYPPGVHGPRARRKNSEYAVGLMEKQKLRFMYGLLERQFRRIFAIAKREKGVTGERFMQLLETRLDSVVYLLGFARSRRAARQFVNHGHIRVNGRKVDISSYQLKAGDEVSVKDSPSSRQLATRCMEETRARNVPAWLTRQDDAMRGVVTRLPVRDEMEPMINDQLIVEFYSR, from the coding sequence ATGGCTCGTTACACAGGTCCTTCCGCCCGTCTCTCTCGTCGTTTCGGTCAACCTCTCTTCGGACCGAGTAAAGCACTCGAAAAGCGCAGCTATCCGCCGGGCGTGCACGGTCCCCGTGCTCGTCGTAAGAACAGCGAGTATGCCGTCGGTTTGATGGAGAAGCAGAAGCTTCGCTTTATGTATGGTCTCCTCGAACGGCAGTTCCGCCGCATCTTCGCGATCGCGAAGCGCGAGAAGGGCGTCACGGGCGAGCGCTTCATGCAGTTGCTCGAGACGCGGTTGGACAGCGTCGTTTACCTCCTCGGTTTCGCCCGCTCGAGGCGCGCCGCGCGGCAGTTCGTCAACCACGGCCACATCCGCGTCAACGGCCGAAAGGTCGACATCTCCAGCTACCAGCTCAAGGCCGGCGACGAGGTTTCCGTCAAGGACTCGCCCAGCTCCCGTCAACTCGCGACGCGCTGCATGGAAGAGACCCGTGCGCGCAACGTTCCGGCTTGGCTCACGCGTCAGGACGACGCCATGCGCGGCGTCGTTACGCGTCTACCGGTCCGCGACGAGATGGAACCGATGATCAACGACCAGCTCATCGTCGAATTCTACAGCCGCTGA
- the rpsM gene encoding 30S ribosomal protein S13, producing MPRLLGVDIPSNKKIEFALRYIYGIGPTRARALVEELGLDPNMRAHELSEENLNRLMATIAEKKWIVEGDLRREISGNLKRLQAVNCYRGIRHRRGLPVRGQRTQTNARTRKGARRTVGVVRKST from the coding sequence ATGCCTCGTCTACTCGGCGTCGATATCCCATCGAACAAGAAGATCGAATTCGCCCTCCGTTATATTTACGGAATCGGGCCCACCCGCGCACGCGCACTCGTCGAGGAACTCGGGCTCGATCCGAACATGCGTGCGCACGAACTGTCGGAAGAGAACCTCAATCGCCTCATGGCGACGATCGCCGAGAAGAAGTGGATCGTCGAGGGCGACCTTCGCCGTGAGATCTCCGGCAATTTGAAGCGTCTGCAGGCGGTGAATTGTTATCGGGGTATTCGCCACCGCCGGGGACTCCCGGTTCGCGGTCAGCGGACCCAGACCAACGCTCGTACCCGCAAGGGAGCCCGCCGCACGGTCGGCGTGGTGCGTAAGTCGACTTGA